The nucleotide window GTGCGGCACGATATGCACCCAGCTGCAGGTGCGAGCAGGACGACATCAGAAGGGAACTGAACCCATGACCTATCGACCGATCACCGGAACCTTCTTGGACGAGATGACCCATGACATCCCGTCCCAGAACTGGGGGCCGGAGGAATGGCAACGTGAGTTCGACACCTTCGTCGATGCGGGCATCGACACCGTGATCATGATCAGGACGGGCTACCGGGAGAAGCTCGCTGCGCCCTCGCAGACGATCGCCGATCACCGCAAGGTGCTTCCCGTCTATGTCGATCTCGTGCAACTGTTCCTCGAGCTGGCCGCTGAGCGAGACATCGACCTGTTCTTCGGTTTGTACGACTCCGGCTTCCATTGGCATCGCAACGACTGGACGGTGGAGGTCGAACTCAACCGCCGCTATCTGCATGAGATGTACGAGCGGTACGGCAGTTCGCCGGCCTTTCGTGGCTGGTACCTGCCGCACGAGACGATCGATTCGGGGCTGCGGATCATCGACATCAACACCGCGCTGGCGCGAGAGATCAGAACGTTCAGCGAGTTGCCGATCCTGGTCTCGCCGTTCTTCCACGGCAGGACCGATCAGGCGACCGGGCCTCGCGGATCGGTCCGCACGGTCGAGGAGCACGTCCGCGCGTGGGAGGAGATCTTTCGTGCCTACTCGGGGTTGATCACCCACTGTGCGTTCCAGGACGGCACCGCTGATCTGTTGGCGCTGGAGGATCTGACCGCAGCGACGGCACAGGCAGCGGCTGCATCCGGGATCACACTGTGGTCGAACCTCGAGTCCTTCGACCGTGACATGCACATCAAGTTTCCGCCGCTGGACTGGCGCAAACTCGCCTACAAGCTCGACGTCGTCCAGCCGTACGTGGAGAAGGTGATCACCTTCGAGTTCTCCCACTTCCTCAGCCCGAACTCCACGTGGCCGGCGGCCCGAAACCTCTACCGCCGCTACCGTGATCATCTTCTCGTTCGTGAAGGCGACCGCTGATGGCAACCGACCCGCTCTGCGTCGGGATCGACATCGGCGGCTCCAAGATCGCTGCCGGAGTAGTGGACGACACCGGTCGGGTGACGGCCCGCGGACAGGTGCCGACACCGGCGTCGGCCGGTCGCCGCGTGGTGATCGGCGCCGCCGTGCGACTGGTGGACGAACTGGTCGGCGGCAGAGCGGTCGACGGTGTCGGTATCGGTTCGGCCGGGGTGATCGGAACGGACGGACGTGTCGCTGCTGCGACCGACCTGCTGACCGACTGGGCCGGCACCCAGCTGGTCGACGGCTTTCAAGATCAACTTCCGGGCAGGCCGCAGGTCGTGGCCGTCAACGACGTTCATGCCCACGGCGTTGCGGAGGCCCGCTACGGCGCGGGCGTTGATCACCGATGCGTGCTGTTGTTGGCGGTGGG belongs to Microlunatus elymi and includes:
- a CDS encoding DUF4434 domain-containing protein → MTYRPITGTFLDEMTHDIPSQNWGPEEWQREFDTFVDAGIDTVIMIRTGYREKLAAPSQTIADHRKVLPVYVDLVQLFLELAAERDIDLFFGLYDSGFHWHRNDWTVEVELNRRYLHEMYERYGSSPAFRGWYLPHETIDSGLRIIDINTALAREIRTFSELPILVSPFFHGRTDQATGPRGSVRTVEEHVRAWEEIFRAYSGLITHCAFQDGTADLLALEDLTAATAQAAAASGITLWSNLESFDRDMHIKFPPLDWRKLAYKLDVVQPYVEKVITFEFSHFLSPNSTWPAARNLYRRYRDHLLVREGDR